Sequence from the Cucumis sativus cultivar 9930 chromosome 1, Cucumber_9930_V3, whole genome shotgun sequence genome:
GGCCACGGAAGATGGGCACTACGACAGTTTAGTAGATCCAAAGCTGAGAGATAACTACGACCACAATGAAATGGCTCGCATGGTTGCTTGTGCAGCTGCCTGTGTGCGCCATTCTGCGAGGCGCCGACCACGGATGAGTCAGGTGGTTCATGCTCTTGAAGGTGAATCCTCACTTTCTGATCTTAACGAAGGGATTCGGCCTGGACATAGCACTGTCTACAGTTCTTATGGAAGCTCTGACTACGACACAGCTCAGTACAATGAGGACCTGAAAAAGTTCAGGAAGATGGCGTTGGCAAGTCAGGAGTATGGCAGTGAGTACAGTGAGCAGACGAGCGAGTATGGTTTGTATCCATCTGGGTCGAGTGGCGATGGCCAAACAACCAGGGAAATGGAGATGAGAACGACGGGGATGAAAGAAAGTGGAGGTTTTAGTGGAAGCTCATGAGGAGAGGAAGCAAAGAAGCACTGATTCTGTAATGTGTACAATCTACAACACCTTTCTTTCGTTCTTTTggatttagtttttgaattatAGGAATTCTTTCAAATGTAAGCTGAGTTTGTAAAACGGAAGAGCGTTTTAAGATTAAAGATCGGATTAGATCTTGtcttaacaaaacaaaacaagttataaGATGGATTTcgattcttttatttgttatctaCTGCATTCTGGATTTTTGTACAGTCCAAAATGCACTTCAAATCTTCATGTACTCTTTGTTTGCAGATATCCCAAGAATTATACATCGGTTGATATGAGAGTTTTTTTTCACTCAAAGTACTTCGGTGGTGAGCTGTTTACACCTTTTATCAGGTCTACAAATTACATCTTTCAAGTCCTTCGCTGGTGATCAAAGTATTTCAGTGTGCATTATCATGTCATTGTCGAACGGAAACTTATagaagttaaaatattaactacGTATAAACAATCATAATACAAATATTCTTTGTTACCAAATTCTTGTGGAGAAGTGCCACTAAACAAACAATGAAgcatttagatttaaattggAAGTTGCCTAACAATTAGAACCTTGCTTCCCTGGAATGGGATTCAACAATCGAGCACTAAGGTTACTAATTCGtaatgaaaaaattgtgaTCAGGATCAATTTTGATCAGACATgtttcaaatcttatttgattACGATTGTAAGCTATTTATTTTGCATTGGTAGTATACTTGTTATAAACCAATAACTATGACAGATTCGTAATTTTTCTATTGCAACAATATTCTCTGGGTGGTCCAACGTAATAAACATGTTGTATTTGTTGATCATAAATTTAGTTGTGAATCCGACCTTCCATTAGGATAATGATAAAGTAATTGCTTCTTTAAATTGATCAGCGAGTGTAAGAAAATAATGTATCGCCCTCAAATTTTCTACTCTCCGTTGTATCATAGTTATTGTATCATATCTCTACAACTACGGGTACTGCACAGCATTTATGCGTCTAATTTTACACCAAAAATTCTTTCATGGAAGTAAGTATATTATACTTCAAAAACTACATCAAAAATTTTCCTCTTAACTATATATTGGAAAAACGTGCAGATCCAGATCCTCTTCGTCGCCGTCGTCGCTTCTGTCTAATCCGCCAAAAGctcaaaaggagaaaaagcCCTAAAAGAGTAGAAACCGAGTGAGGTATACATTtaggaaaaggaaaccaaTTCAGGAGCAACGAGGAATATATAATGACCTGTTAATGCAACTACAGCAGGAACAAGCCAATGATTAGGAACAATCAACGGCATGTCAGGCTGCGAGGAAGAACAATTAAGAATCATAttgatgaaataatatatattagtaatttgTCTCAAATCGACGGGAAAGTTTAACCTCACCTCATCCCGGTAGAACAAGCTTAAATATCGGTTTCCATATGTATCACTTCGGTCTTTTGAAGACGACTTCGGAGGTCCCATTGAAGAACCTTCTGAAGTAGAATTCAAGCCTCGTCCCAAGTCAATTACAGGAAATCCAGGAAGTCTTCGATTTCTTCCCCGGACTTGTATACTGTATCCCTTGGTCCCCCATACTTCAAACCTAGAATCACTTCTGCATATCAATTCCTTTCGAGCAACGGCAGAATACAAAGAGAAATTTACATCACTTCTTCGAGATGGTAGTTTGCTGTCTTCTAGATACAGAGGTGAATTTCGTTTGGAAAACTTGGTGAATAGTATCGGATCTCTAATATTTGCACTTgtaaaatctaatatttttctcaGCAGCCAATAGCAATTTGTAACCATATGGCTGCTATCTAGACAATTGGAATCTCCATAGACTGCAATGCGGCCTTCTCCTGCCTCTAATAGGCCAAGAATCGGAAAGTCAGCCTGCATTTGTTGATGAACAGTTAGCTTAAAGGAATTACAAAGATCACAATATGAAAGGATGAATGCAAGACCTTTATATGGAAGAATCTCGATGTcaagaagaaaacataacaAATCTATAATCCAAGCATGTAAACATTCTTTCTGACAGTCTCGAgatatttaactatttaaatgTTCTTTACAAGTCTTCTGTGGTGTCATGCTCCTTTCGCAGGAACCAAGAAACTAACTTATCACACATTAAATAGATATGCTGCTGCTCAACTTATTAATTCTCTCTTGTGCAAGATATTAACTGTTTTAAGGATCTATTCAACTAAAATACAGAGTTGTTCCTCattacttaattttcaaaataggaAACTGGTTATTTAGTCAAATCTGAAAAGATTTTTGGTCccacaaaaattattttaagatgAAATTTCATAGAGATGCTTATGACTACCTTACTCATGCTAGATGTTAGTATGCTCTGAGCTGCCCCACTCTCTGAGCTATCAACGAAAGGGAAACTATGCATATAACCACCTTGTGGAAACCTCACAATATCTGTTCCTGACGCATACCGACTCTGTTCACCGTCAATAGAAAAATCACCATTCAAAATCTTATCCCCGAAAGCAATGCCAAATGGGGCTAAGAGATCATTGAGTGCAGGAATATTTGCACCTCCAGTAACTGGTGTCCACCAACTTCTTGTGTTATCATCAAAGAATCTCATCTTTACCATTGTTTCTACATTATACCATTCGGAAAACACAGCCAATCCCAATCCAGTAGTCATAACATCGTCTCTCAACTTCTCAATTTCCTCTTTGAAGTATTCGTCTTCAAGATCCACTAGTAGAAGTGTTCCATATTGACGAGCATCAAAGCATGTAAGAGGAGAACCAAGGGTTTCAACATAGTACCCAGCATCTCTTAACATGTTAAAcatgatatgaaaatttgtgtGCAGGTGGTCTCCATGCCAGTCCAGAATGTCATTGCGTACATCCAAGGAATCTCTAGGAATATAACCAGGAggatatttgatattatgaaattGATCCCATAAAATTCGTTTTGATCTTGGAGGTGTAGGAACTACTTTTAGCTTCAGCTGTAGGACACAAGTACTAATCCTGCGGTTCTTCTCGCCTCTTGATGGAGGACTATATACTGTTAGAGTCACATTGCCCTCAATTTCTCCAGAAAATTGTGCACCTTCTTCCTTAATTTGCATATGAAGTGCAATATAACCAGTCCATGGCCAAATGACCTTAGAATAAGTGAAGTGAATACTTAAGAGATTGCCTTCTTCATCAGAAGGGTGCCAAGTTGGTTGACCTTCAACATAGCCAATTACACCCATACCATTCAAAATGGTAGCATTGAAAATAATAGGCATCGCACCTGCATAAAGAGGTTGGCGGCAAAAGGGCCATGTATAAGGGCAATCTGTATAGTCAAGAACACCAGGGAAGATACTTGCCCTGGGTTGGTAGCTCTTAAGTACTTCATACGATTCTAACCTGAGAATATTCAGAGAAATAAGAATACACTCTAGAAGCAAaacatataaagaaaaacaacaatgaGAGTTTAAACCTACAGATCAACTCTGCCAGCTCCTTGCTCATACATATTAGGACCAGCAAGCTTTGCAGCCCCCTCAACAAGTGCTTGTTTCATGCTGGCTGGATTTAAAATAACCTTCCGCTGGCTTTCAGGGATGACACTAACAAGTAGACATACCACACCAGCAACAACAGGACTAGCGACACTAGTGCCTGATAAACTTTTGCATCCAGTACTAATTTTGGATCCCATAATTTCCCGACCATATGCAACAACATCGGGCTTCACACGACCATAACTGTACAAATGACAAGTTTGAGAGTGTCAATATGGACCGAAAGAGGGaacgaaaaaaagaaagtacagTAGTATAACTGTATaaggtaaaataatttagtttaatgaTTGTGGGGGTGGAGAATCAAACCATGATCTTTGCGACGTAATTGGAGCCTTAATTGATATAAACCCATTTATCTATATATTGGACAAGTAGTCAAAACTTTATGGGCTtaagtttgaatttcaatGCATCCAACACATCTGCTTCATAGAAGGCCAAATTCCAATGAAAGGAAGGTAATAAATCATTGCCAATATTACCAAGCAAGCAATAGctataacattttgaaactgCTCAAAATATCTGAAGGAGATAGGAGTAAAATATACTGAAGGAACTTTAAGAGTCTAAGCAAAGTGTAATCTACCCATGAGGCATCTCCCAAGTAGTCATGCCACGTGAGGAAAATGAAGCAATATGATCATTGTAGTCAATACCCCCAACACCAATGACATCACTCTGATCTGCAGGATTGTTTAAAGTCCCATAAAGTGGTCCATCATTTCCAATTGCAGAAACCATGATGATATTATTTGCTGTTATTTCCCAAATCTGGcagacaaataaaaagtttaacatACAATGATGATGCCATAATTGCACTCATTAGCCTGCGGTGACACGCATGATTATGTTAAGTCTAATGCatagaaattcaattaattggAAATAATTTTCTGATGCCCAGATCAAAGgcctcaattttttaatatgttacAACCTGAAAGCCAAAAGTTTAAACTACTGATACAACAATATACGAAACCAAATACTCAATAAGCTAATAAATCTTCTGACGAAACTTCATTAAGAGATTCTTTCAATGAGAAAGTCTTCAACCGCATGTTCATCGATGATCatgttataatttaatattaataaaactgCAAGActataattcaattaattggAAATAATTTTCTGATGCCCAGATCAAAGgcctcaattttttaatatgttacAACCTGAAAGCCAAAAGTTTAAACTACTGATACAACAATATACAAAACCAAATACTCAATAAGCTAATAAATCTTCTGACGAAACTTCATTAAGAGATTCTTTCAATGAGAAAGTTTTCAACCGCACGTTCATCGATGATCatgttataatttaatattaataaaactgCAAGACTATATAGGTCGTCCAATAATTGTAAACATATAGGTTAAATTACAGGGTTAGTCtctaaactttgaacttttaaaagtgtaatAGATTTTTAACAAAGTCAAAGCgtttaaaaactaattgatctattagatataaattttgagTCTAATAGATTTATGAACTTTACAAGATTTAAAAGTTCGCAgaatgaattttgtatttaaccTAACATATATCATGAAGAAAGAACTAGCAGTACCCCAACAATAACACATTTAAATGATTTCATTAATGTTTGTAATAGCAATGCTAACTGTAACCTGAAAAGaaggtaaataattttatttaatagcCAACTCACATGTAGGAGATATTTATTTGAACGGACATTCAGCAATTAATTAACctcaaaccaaaaaagaattaagtCGTATTCAGttgaaaacttatttttcCAGATCACCAAATTGCAATCAgacaatcaaagaaaaattacctTCTCTACAAATGGAAGATCCAAGTAATCTGGTCCACCAATgcttaaatttaatacatCCATATTTGTGGCAATTGCATAGTTGAATGCATCAAGGAACCATGAAGTGTACGACACCTGCAATAGGCTGAATACACACTTTTCATAATCCTTCTTTtagatgaaaagaaacaaaaaaaaaattcctaatCCTTCCACCGTGCTTGAAGAAAAACCAGGAGAAATTGATATAGAACACATATTTGCAGTCAAAAGCTGTCATAAACACTGACATATTGAGTAATGCTCAATGTGCATTACCTGTGCATCTGTAAACACACGAAAAGCATATATCTCTGTATCTGGAGCAAATCCTAGACATTCTTCATCTCCACCTGCAATGACACCAGCGACAAATGTCCCGTGTCCAAGATTATCATTTAAAGTATCTTCATTGGTCCAATTGGTTCGCTCCTGAAAAtactcaaaactcaaaatcaatCATGTCAAATAATGGAATCTTGATAGGCGGAAATTTTCCTTTGatctaataattaaacaaaaagcaTGTTGAATGGAAACAGattccattattttattacCTTGATATTCCTAAAGTGTGGGTGATTAGCACGAATACCAGTATCGAATATAGCCATCTTAACTTTGGAACCAGTATACCCTTTTGCCCAAAGAGAGTCTGCTCCAAATAGTGAGGTAACTTGGGATCTCTGAAATCAAGGACTGCTTCTCAGAGAAAGTTAACTAGAACCAAAATTAAAACGGGAAATGAAGGGAGACATTTAATcgtattttatttggtttttcacATAGAACTATGATAAATGGATGAAGTGAGATACGCATTACAGTAGTTATGATTGAATTTGGCTTATAAATATGTGAACGCTTCTTCTGAGTtacaaaaaaatctcattaCTTAAATAGAGCTTTTCCTATAATAAAGGTCTGATATCCAAAATTCATTCTACGAGACACATGAAGCCCTCACTGCATCGTCATTTCCTCATAGCTGATGTCCGAAAGCCAAATAGAACAacagaaaagaataaatttgccataaaaagaatattaccTCCATCGACAGATGCCGTCCCCATCTATTAGAGGCATTGGTAATTGCTGTATAATGTTCTCCGCCTCCTTCTTTAAACGACATGGAGGTGAAAATCTTCCCCGGACGCTTCTTGCCATCGACAAAAGCCCCAACTCTACCCCCATCCTCCGTTAGCAAACCCCTCACATGACTTGCATCTACATTCACATCCTTGACAAGCTCCAATTCCTCAATCTCCTCAATCAGCTCCCCTCTCACTGAGTCCTCAATTGACACCAAACCGAAATCGGTTGGATACTTGGACGCAGGGTTCCGCCTCTGGATCCATTCCCAGCCGCCCGATCTAACATGCGATTCCAGATAAAACCGATGGTCCTTCGCCTTCCTGTAGTGAAGGAAGCGAACAATGTAGTTCTGCTTTCGCAGGACTTGGTTTCCGTGAGTGAGATTGTTGAAGGGAGATGGATCGAAGGTTGAGTAGTTTGGAGTTAGGGTGTGATCGGAAGAGGGTTTGAATTGGAAAAGATAGATGGAGATGAAGATAGGAAGAAAGATGGCGATGAAGGAGATAGAGGAAGAAGCGATCATGATTGCACGAAGAAGAAATGGTAAGAATTCATTGGATTGACGGGAAATGATGGACGAACTGAGTATGAAGAAGACGAGGGAAATTGGAGTTCGTGAAATTATTCTCAGGACTTTCCGATGATTGAACTTTCTTCCTCAGTGTTCTTTAGATTCCggtatttatatatttatcgtcaatattttagaaaaggaTGAATCCAATTCTAATATAATcggtcataaaataaattctaatagtttattattaatattttttataaagcttaaaacatattttcagttttgaaatttattcaaaactaaaatccAACCGTATATTTCGGAACCAAGAATCTTTGAAATAAGAAAGTAACACTTCTTTATCACTGAATGACTCGAATGCATGCTAtcacaaaattacaaattaagcGAAAAACTCTTCAAATgagatttcaaattacattCATCAAAAATCTTGTTCTTACCAATGAAAGGATAAAAACATTGTATAGGCTTAtagtaattaatgaaaatacaaaaagtcaaaacaaaactttaaataagTTTTCTATCTCCCAACAACTATTTTCATAGTGGTTACCCTAACttgtcaaattaaaacaaatgaaaatacaataaaaatgtgatattaaCTAAATCATGAGGTCTTCAAAGTGTTGGATTCAAGAAAGCTAGATGTGTACCCCATTATCCGCTTCAACCGAAAAAACATTGACATTTAATATCCAAATGGCTATTCGTCTCTTGTATTAATGTTGTAGTTCGTCCGTATTGAAACCAGACCAAGTGAAAATTTAGTGATTAActtaaccaaattttaaacacAGTTATGGAACCAAGAGGATTTAACATTTTACGTTGGGATTACCAACTGATATCAATTACTAATAAACTGCTCTTTTTatcaagtaaaataaattttaaactttgaagtATAAAACATTGGAAGAATATTTGATTGTCATGGTGTATgcttttttatcaaaagagtttGTTTTAGAGATTCCATATGTAATTcgttatttgaaaagaaaaaaaaagtacggATTGCAATTTCTATTTGAATTTATGAATCTATTTTCAGTTTGAATGGATGAccgattaaaatattttcaactgtcaacatttgattgatacaaaagatcatttattatctttaaaataatttataaatgatgtataacaaaaaaataaattcttatATACGacatgtaatttttttcttttggcttataaaaatatttgttggtattactcataaaattaaaattttatccacaatggtattttaatatttgggATGGATATTGCTAAACTGAAAATatcaaacaccaaaatatacCTTCGAGAAGTGTATTATTTCTAAGAAGAGAATATTTCATCAGAACAAACCGAAAAGGTAGGGGAATAGGGAAATTACATCCAATGacaaaaacttttagaaaaaaatagctcatgatattaattttttgtatattgcaaATACagcaaaattagtgatattataCGACTATCGATAATTATAAGGCTATCAGATGACCATCACAAGGCTATCAGAAGGTAATTATAGGACTATCAGACGgtcatcacttttaaatttgctacttttgcaaatttagaaaattgaaatattgtcTTTACCTTCCTTATATTTGATTACATAGGGAAATGTTTCAATGAACTCAATCCACTTTGCGTGCCTACGATTCAATTTGCTTTGCCCCTTAAGGCGCTTCAAGCTTTCATGATTAGTGTGAATCACAAATTCTCTTGGTCGGTAATGCTGCCATACCTGTAAGGCACGAACTAgagaaaacaattatttatcatAAGTAGGGTAGTTCAAACTTGCCCCACTTAGATTTTCACTAAAGTACATTAAAGTCTTCTCATCTTGCATCAAAACAACACCTATTTCCAACCCACTTTCAATGGTAAATGTCGTGACTTTGaacatttgtaaaaaaaaaaatgttgtgatTTGAGAGATTTCATGTTGAACTTTGTTGTTTGTGAATTCAAGAACAAAGAAGATGACTACCAGAAGCTATATTTGGAAtagatttaagaaaaaatcttcttgaagaagaggagaatGATACGAATCAAGAAATCagaattgaatcaaatgaagaagttgaagagatGCAATACTTGGAAGTTGAAGAGTTTTTTGGCAAcccaaaattcataaaattagaTGTTTAAGAAATGATGTATTTGtgtcttttcatttattaacaTAGTTAAAAGggcataaaattaaaatgttgtacctttcatttcatattttaattagtatataatATAAGGTTGTAATTTGCATTTACATGCCtaagaaaaaaacttcaaaagtcATTAGTGGCAAAATCTTTTCGAAAAAGTTTGGTTGAATTAAATCAATCATTTGAGTACTTATGTACATTGGTTGAACAGCTGAATTTATGATACcaaaatttggaaaacaaCAGTGTACCTACATAAATTAGGCCTATTGTTATGGTAAAGAATGGCAAAGTTGAAGACAACATACTTTGTCAAAACTCATCTGGGTTTATTGTAACTCTAATCGTGAAGTTCATGTTGATGTAGGTGagttagagaaaaaagaaggaaaaaaaaaacatgtagtttgattgaaaatgaatatgGCAAGAAAAAGTGTGAGAATGAAAGGCATCAGAATAGTTTATTGACACGAATTGAAGAATGAATCAAAAAATCATAATAGAagcaaatgaaaaaattgagagATGCAATgcttgaaagttgaaaagttATTTGGACAACCCAAAagtcataaaattaaatgtttattaagaaattatatatttatttaatgttatatttttttcatttattatgcTCGTTGAAAggacacaaaattaaaattaaatattatgacCTTTCACTTcacattttaattagtataaaatttcatattttaattagtataaaatagGGTTTTGTAacttgagaaagaaaaagaatttggataaatgaaaactgaaaattgtaaaatgtataattttattgttgtgTGTAACACccaaaagttaaataatttttgaatttatttgggtgatattttagatatttgttgaagattatttgtttaagtaggaattagaattaattaaatattttggaataaatatttaattaattaattgaattgaaattttgaagttttgattgGGTtgagaataattatatttttgggataaaataattatattatttgataagtattttattatttgaaaaaaaagttagaatagACAGGGGAGttaatgaagagagaaaaagggtTAGTGTGTtatttagaaaaggaaaaagggaaataataatagaattattattattattattaaatatgacCTCTCGTAAAGCGTgccatcatcttcttcaattttcttcctcTCAAAACCCTAGCCGTCACCTCCTTCATCGTTCGTCCACCATCAGTCAACGCTTTTCGTTGCTTTTTGCCTCATCGACGAACGTTGAGTTTCTCTATTCGCCTCATACAGCCGACGCAAGTCTTTCTTGTTCGTCCACGCCTCTGTCTGTCGCTCAGCGTCGTTGTCTCTAGGGGTGTTCGCAGTTCGTTGGTTTGGTTTGAAGCTAAATCCACGTCCAACcgcaaaatgaaaaaaatctaatttgaaACCACGtatgtataaataaaactaaattaaaatcgAACCGCTTATACAtgaatattataattgaaTCATTTATGAACATTGacataaacaaaagttttGCAAAGTTCCAAAcatagattaaattaattccTACAAAGTTACAAGCAATCAAAGatataagtttcaaaataacaaacataaatgtttcaaatattgaaatttgaaagttcgTCAAAACATAAAAGTTTCAAAGTACACgtaacataaataaaagtcCTACGGTCATGCCAACGTCATCAAGACAACTTGTCCTTTACGTTCTTATTCTTCCCGTTCCTCTCTTTGATTTTTGCCTCTATACCTACTTTGAAGTCAAAAATCTTATCATTAGCATAGTAATGacataatcaatatatttgaattaatttgaagttacaaattaattaaaaaaaaatgctctATAGATACGAACATTCTTCAATCGTTGCAATGTCCTCCAAGTATTTTTTAAGATCAACagatttaatattaaatgCCTTTGAACGTAGCCAATTTTGTGACATACGAGTGCCTCAACTGTGGTTGGAGCTAACATAGAACGAAACAGATTAATGATCCTGCCACTAGTACTAAATGCAGACTTAGAAGCAACTGTGGATCGATTTGACTAAGAACCTCATATCTTAAAGAATTTTCTTTCCACCAGTCTAAGATATCAAAGTTCTCACGTGCAATGAGATGCTCCAATAAGTAAATATCAACTTTCGTATCCATACTTAGGACATCATCTTCATCCGTATCTTTAAAATGAATACGAAAAACGTCTGAAGCGGAAGAAGAAGTTCTAGATGTACTGGAAGTAGTTCTAGATGTAGTGGAAAAGTTGCTGCTACTACTAGTAGTAGTACTACAAACTGAAGATTGACTCATACCTGTACAATCTTTAAACACTTGAAGTTGAGATGATACAATCAAGCTTAAAGATGATTCATGGTTATGATAGTTTAAAGAATGTTCACTAAACAATCTTCTCAAAACATATTTCACCTTATCTCGACTTCTTTTGCTGCATCCATGTTAAATAACTGAGTCAAAGAATACATGAGAGATTTCATCTTGTAACATGGatccaaaacaaaagcaacatacaaaaagaaatttgttttcgTGGTTTTCCCCCAATACTTATCGTACTTATGTTGCATTTTCAAAGTCATGTCATGCAATAACTTACTATCAGGACCACCTACActtgcatatttttttatgcaattCTGAACAATACTAATCTCATGGAAGATAGAGTTGGAAGTAACATAAACAGACCCTGAAAGTCTAATAGTTACTTCATAGAAAACAGacaaaattttggtaaatattCTTGCAGTTTTCCAATCTCTAGAAGTTGGTTTTCACTCGTCATTCATGTAGACTGTATCGTAGTCTTTTAACCTCTCAAATGccttttcaaacttttcagCTGCATCAAGCATCAAACATGTTGAATTTCATCTAGTTTGAACATCAATGCACAACATACTCTTGCAAGATATATTCTCCTCCTCATTGCACTTCTTAAATTTACCAAGTCTAGCAGGAGAAGATCTAACAAACCTAACGGCATTTCGAATTCGAATCAATGTATCATTCACATCTTTCAAACCATCAtatacaattaaattcaatatatgTGCACAACACCTGACGTGCACGAAATCCCCATCCAACACAAATGCATGTTTGAAACGTTTCTTTAGATTGATAAGCAATAATTGTATCATTTGATGAAACATTATCAACGGTTAAGGTCAAAATCCTATAAATATCCTAATGTTTCAAACATTTTCCActtcttttcctattgttTCCCCTTTgtgattttcaatttgagagATTAATTATTCTCTTATGAAGCTTCCAATTTCTATCAACAAAGTGTGTAGTAAAAACcatataattaacattttgaaacGATGTCCAAGTATCTGTCGTAAGTGAGACTCTACATTCTTCATTCACAAAAATATCTCTCAACTGTTCTTCCAAGTTATCATATATTCCTAAAATATTTCTAGCAATTGTAGTTCGAGAAGGAATAACAAATCTTGGTTCTACTAACATCAAAGACCCTTCCACAAACCTCCTAAATCCCTCATTCTCCATAAATCTAAAGGACAACTTGTCAATTATGATCATCTCAACGATTAATCTTCGAGCATTCTCAATGgtaaatatcttataattaatttttttaccatcATTGTCTTTATTCTAAAATGATAACTTTGTTTGAGTCAGATCTACTTTATTGTCTTTCAATTGAAAAAGATTCTTTTTACAGTAATGTTCAAGATGTGTTCTCATAGTTGAATTTCCATTCCTTCTAGGATGACATGCATACATCGCATCACAATAATGACATTTAACATGTGAATCATCATCA
This genomic interval carries:
- the LOC101222509 gene encoding subtilisin-like protease SBT6.1, translated to MIASSSISFIAIFLPIFISIYLFQFKPSSDHTLTPNYSTFDPSPFNNLTHGNQVLRKQNYIVRFLHYRKAKDHRFYLESHVRSGGWEWIQRRNPASKYPTDFGLVSIEDSVRGELIEEIEELELVKDVNVDASHVRGLLTEDGGRVGAFVDGKKRPGKIFTSMSFKEGGGEHYTAITNASNRWGRHLSMERSQVTSLFGADSLWAKGYTGSKVKMAIFDTGIRANHPHFRNIKERTNWTNEDTLNDNLGHGTFVAGVIAGGDEECLGFAPDTEIYAFRVFTDAQVSYTSWFLDAFNYAIATNMDVLNLSIGGPDYLDLPFVEKIWEITANNIIMVSAIGNDGPLYGTLNNPADQSDVIGVGGIDYNDHIASFSSRGMTTWEMPHGYGRVKPDVVAYGREIMGSKISTGCKSLSGTSVASPVVAGVVCLLVSVIPESQRKVILNPASMKQALVEGAAKLAGPNMYEQGAGRVDLLESYEVLKSYQPRASIFPGVLDYTDCPYTWPFCRQPLYAGAMPIIFNATILNGMGVIGYVEGQPTWHPSDEEGNLLSIHFTYSKVIWPWTGYIALHMQIKEEGAQFSGEIEGNVTLTVYSPPSRGEKNRRISTCVLQLKLKVVPTPPRSKRILWDQFHNIKYPPGYIPRDSLDVRNDILDWHGDHLHTNFHIMFNMLRDAGYYVETLGSPLTCFDARQYGTLLLVDLEDEYFKEEIEKLRDDVMTTGLGLAVFSEWYNVETMVKMRFFDDNTRSWWTPVTGGANIPALNDLLAPFGIAFGDKILNGDFSIDGEQSRYASGTDIVRFPQGGYMHSFPFVDSSESGAAQSILTSSMSKADFPILGLLEAGEGRIAVYGDSNCLDSSHMVTNCYWLLRKILDFTSANIRDPILFTKFSKRNSPLYLEDSKLPSRRSDVNFSLYSAVARKELICRSDSRFEVWGTKGYSIQVRGRNRRLPGFPVIDLGRGLNSTSEGSSMGPPKSSSKDRSDTYGNRYLSLFYRDEPDMPLIVPNHWLVPAVVALTGLFLLLSFWRIRQKRRRRRRGSGSARFSNI